TTAGTTACACATAAGCATTTCCATACAAGCAATAACCTTACATACATTCATAACAAACATTAAAATAAGTATAAGGAATGGGGTAGAAGAAAActtattaatttcttaatttcttgATGGTTGCTTGAGGAGAATGAAGATGATAATAATGTGGGTGTAAAATATCATGAAAGGTCAGATTTTTaactaaaacaaaaaagaaaatgaagttaAACTATATTAAATGTTATAGATTAAAATGAAAATACAAAAAAAGTTTCAAGGACTAATTAGTAATTAAGATCAAGCTATCGTAAAAACTAACTACCAACTAACACAACTAAATATTAGAAAAGTTTGAAACTAAACCctagaaaaataaagaagaagataactagaaagttaaaattttttataaaaaagtaAAGATAACAACCTCTCTTTTGTTCTTAGTCAACAACGACTTTAACCTATGATTATAACCCAAAATGTTAGACCATAATGCCCCTGAGCACTATATTTTAATTGAGGTTGGTGTTGTTGGTGTTGGATAAAAACTACTTTTGCAGTAAATttctgtaacacccttcgccTGCATCCGACGCctggacggggttcgaggtgctacctgacttttactaacacttccatactaaacagggccatgaaatctcaaataattaaaaacttttcttttcacatgcaatctgtcctttatgcgagcttacgaggcccaatacatgcattcgaggtggttcgggacccaaccgagaactcatgaaaaacttaggaaATCTCTTGTatcaaggctccacacgcccgtttAGGTATAGAACACACGCCCGGGTGctaaggacatgcccgtgtcccgaaCCCATGTCCAAAACCTGGataaatacaaggctattttccaagccattttgtcacactcacaacacatgcacgcatacttatacaatagcatacaacatggcaaaattaggCACTTAAACCTTCCTAACATGACATGACCATggtaatttcacatgcaaccattacaataagtttttctttcatctttaccatattaatgctatagctatcaacatgtcatcaaacctcatgtccatcacaaagcatgcataatcatatccacaaaccattcatgaagtattattaactatttaccaatcacttaatcctgcattagttattagctcatcaatgaatctcaattcaatctctaggcatacatgttgtaagccacatcacaagagataataacatacatgcataagaataatcatatgggcccataacgatattagccgacataggccaatttacatgactaatactaccttaataacaagccaatgcctttggctaaatcacaatattacatactcacattaaaaccctatacatgccatagactagaATCACTTGAGTtcacttacgccgatagcgttaactcgacagtgtgataatatctctgacggcctctaacccgagctaacctggaaactctagaaaacatgggaaagaaggggggtaagctttcgcttagtaagttcatatgaaaacaataagcaactcattaacttgttttatcaatgtttacaacatattctcaagttcactgcaagctgtcttcttgagcaacagtcactaaattatttatatctggagctacgaaactccaaattaagttccgttaattttccctgaaactagactcatttatctttctttcataaaatttacagaatttttgacttagccaattagtacagtttattcctcaagttTGCTCttgattcactgtctgacagtttcaacccttctgcactaaagttcaattatctcatagtacaggatTTGAATAATGTTctcatctatttctcttgaaactagactcatatttatacttactaatttttttctagaatttttggtcaagccatttagtacagtttattagttaaagtttcccctgtttcagggtatgactactctgtcccttgtgcactacaaaccgaatttctccctgtacagaattccaatgacCATGACATTTGTtttccttaaaaatagactcaataaggaatccatgcatgtaagttataactcttaataatttttgtaaaatttatggtgaatttctaaagtcagaacaggggatctcgaatttattcagaccctgttttacaagaattcaaatatcacacaatatagatttCTTtgtcttcccctgtttctttcatgtgaaaatagactcattaagctttaatcccatattttattttgCCTCTAACttattttctactatttttaatgtattttcaaaattacactattgcagtaactcaaatctgtcaaggctaagttactcattcatgatcattgttcacaaaattaatacaacatcatttcatccatcatggtaagaacacatattatgcatcatagatcatcacatatcaaggcattctcataggcttagtatacatacttgcacaactcgtaacataactcaagtgcatactcaccaatgacttaccttattgggaccatcatcaactctttcctcggattgcccgttgaacacttggaatactaattggatacttggaaaagcctttgcacataagtgcctcaattgtagctaaagctacctcatatctcatgacatttcaatgctcactcttgagctagtcatctagactcataattcctagtgacatgtcactcgtatcctattctattcctaaggttcaaacgggatttttcctcgtctattaaggctttgtcttatcatatttctattaatcacatacacttaatatctgtacaattcatgtaatgataacatttaaatacatgtatagcatggtattgtttacatacgaacttacctcgataccacaaaggtgaaaaggacataatcatcccttaatcgatttctttccgttctaggtccaaatctcgatttccttgatctataatatcacatttagcctaccaatcagtcacaatattcatatgggtctaaaaatcatatttttacaaattttcattttgacctctaaacttttgtatatttgcacttttgccccaatgctcgtaaaataatttttatcacatttctttactccttgagtctagatgaaccattttcataactatagcaactcataatttcaactattttacacattacaactcattttacaacttagcaatctagcccttttttaaggtgttttcatgcaatttctttcacaaaagttgtttattagacaactaggactcataatcttccataaaaacacagcaaacaacacatttactctcatggaaaaaccctagactcttcatcattttgcaaaatagtcccctcttatgaaagctcatgctttaggggttccaaaaatgtaaaagtcatcaagcaaagacattaaaatcacttacaagcaagggaaatatgttgctgaaattttccagcttcaaagccctttctttgctgcatatttcggtgaaggagaagagaaaaatgatagctttttctttttgatttgttaataataaaactagtcaaaattggtgaccaaatttcacttaattttgacttttcaacaattttgtTTCCCATGGCcagccatcacactttcaatggcctaatttcactttaaataccccaatttaagatacaaggcaatttaacacatttaggtattaaaacacgacttttaccttttacgcgatttagtcctttttcgaaattggactagaaattgctaaaattaacttaccaaaatttacatgcacttataaaattatattattacacataaaataatactaaaataattttctctagcctcgaaatagtggtcccaaaaccactgtttcaactaggcccaaaatcgggctgttacaatttccCCCCATCAAGCAATGATATTGTGACACCAGGCTTCAGTGTCACGATACCACTTCTCAATTTAACGATATCATTGGAGCTTGACTCAATTTCATTACATCAGTACCTTCAGGGATATCATGACTTTCATGGTATCGATGTCGCGATACTCACTTTGAATGATGTTCTTCTCAATTTTGAGCTCTTATTGTCTCTCTAAACCAACTCAATCACATTGCTAGGTTCCTCATGATACATTTGGCCAATTGGGTTTCAAAAGGGTGTAAAACTAAACAAAAATGTTTATTAATGCTTAAAGGTAAAAGTtgacaaaaacatataaaaatatttaaattacttaaGAATAAGCTCCTCGAGTGTATTAAATagtctaatttaatttattaaactaTAACAAATCAATGCAGAATTATAAGTAAATCTCAACACCAGTGGAGACAAATGTTAAATTGTGTGCAACTGAAAGAAAAGACTAAGATTAAAAAAATTcgcttttcatttttttaaaaaagaacatCTTAGAGATAGGAATAAATCTACGCAAATGTTGTGAAGAAACCACGATACCATCTGTTGTGAACTTTAAAAGAAATCTCTAGTTCTATATACAAACAAAATTTtggatattttttttaattttcatatttgttttattatttatgttcTTTTCAATATTATGGTCTTCATGATTTAAacttaccttcttctttactgagTAAAATTTACTTTACAACTTACGTTCTTCTTTTGAGTACAATTTACTTTACCACTACACTCAACATTTATTGATATGTTTACGTTTTTTTCTTTCATATTTTCTAATAAATGTATATTTAGTGCTAGGGTATACTAGATTTTGTATCAAACAAATATAATATTAATGGTTGCAATTTGAAGCATAAAACATCTAAGAGATAATCATATTCTTCATATTTGGACCTACACTTTTAAGTAGtagtcccttttttttctttttttttaaattacaacTTTAAGTAAATTTAATATTACTGGCAATATATATTGGATAAGATTACTTGTAAAACTTATATGTATTTATGAGATTTTGTATTTGATTGACTTAATTTTTATGTATGAATAATTTTAGGGTATAAAATACAGAACATACTAAAATTTATAATctcttaattattataaaatttaatatatcatttgatgtttgagtttgattttttttaatgtggtatttgttatattttaaatatagtgTGATAAATGTGATTTAATTCAAAGTTAAATGTGACACCTCGATATTCAATATGGTTGTTAGATCTGAATGTGTGATGTTACAATACGTTGCGAAGCAACTCAAGCTAATTTAGTACTTAATCACATAGTTCAATGAACAATTATTATATTAATCCAtttatttatccaaaatttttaTACATATCCATACATAATGTATATGATCTTAATTTATCAAGTCGTCTCTCTAGAATGGTATGAAACAGTGATATTATCCTTTTCTAATAGTTTAATGCCAAATCAATAATTTCATTcttaattttaggatttttatttggatttgatttttttttaggaTGAAAATCTTGATGCGGCATTAAACTATTGGAAAAGAGATACAAATAATGTGACGTTACTCTTTCATATAATTCTTTTCCATTAACAATTTGTTTAttaaacttaatttaattaaatctaTTAATAGTCAATGGTTAATAAGCATTAGTAGAAACATATAATGGAATCCAACGGCTAGGATGGTTTCAATccgttaaatttattttaattatgggaTATTTGCATATTAAGACATGGAAAACAGGACCTACGGCAAAGCTCAAATCAAATCTCTTATTtattcacttattttaatttagtccctatactaaaTACTCAATATCTTACTCACTTAATCACTAACTAATTTCATTTCTTAATTAACATGTATTTGATTCATAATTATTCTATCCAAACTTTTAGCTAACTCAATGTAATGAATTTTGCCTTACAATTGAATTTTACCACGCCATTAAAATTCAGCTTATTATATTTAaggttgatttgatgaaagttaataactaatattatgaattaattataaattttcattaaatcaactcaaaaatataaagtaaagactaaaaattaatattgttatttttaaatatcgTTTGTGAAATAACacaatattataattaaaaaattggtGTCAGtactaaattaattattaaacctTATTATAATAAGGATATTAATTGAGATAACACTCAATCCCTAATAACATAGTTAATCATTAATATCTCATAAGAAGTACAATGGAGGGAAATGCTGATATTCACCGACACCTTATAAATTTAAAACAGAACCCCCACAATCGTGTTTCTCTTTTAACTAATTATGTCTTGTCGGTGGCTGAATTGTATCAAGTTATGCCATGGTAATAAAGATTAAGTTATGCTACGTAGCCACCAATTAGAGTGGTCCATCATTTAATTTTGTTCTTTCCTATAATTTGTTTGTTGCAAAGTTATaacattttgttttctttccAAAACTATACCTTTTAGGTTTAGAATATGTAAAGGAGAGTAAACCCTAAAGAGCTGTAAATATTGCATTCTAGTCAATTAAGCTAACCTCTAACAAAATACTTCAAGTAGGTTTAGATGGATGATTGGATGCAGTGCGgtatgtttaatttattttttatctcaCACTACAGTATTGCTACaatatctaatctcaccgccaccaTTATTTTTTCACTGACCGTAGTTAAAtacaccgcccatccaaactcaccGTCCATCCTAAAATTCTATCTCTTATTACATTCATGCTTCTTAATCACTATCACAAatttttttattcttaattttgtttttgtttttgttttggtgAATTACAATAACAGGGCAAAGCCCAACAATTAACACGATTAGTACAATTCGAATCGAGACCACACTTAGGATAGTGAACACCCTTAACCATCAGTTCATTACATGTGTTAATATATGAAAATACGAGTAAGATTCGAATTATAAAATTTACAAGTCAGatttgaaagttggtaagaaTTTTAGTCCTTCTCaaaatagaaaaattacaattcaaTTTTTCTTGAAATTATTTGTTAATATATAAGGATACAACATTTTGTTTTTTTAtccaatttattattatttttttatatttgtaaaAGTTAATTCTTGTTTTTATAATGGCGCCATAGAAGATAAAATACGAAACAATGCTGCGGTCACCAATGCACATGTATTTCTTTTTCCTCTATCTTCTTCTCCATATCACTTCCCTTCCTTCTTCATATACCTTAACATTTAACCCTACCTTCTAAGCTTTTATTAGGTGAAAGAGTTCCAAATATGGCGTCGATTTATCCCATGCAACTGCTACTGGTAATTGCTGGTTTCATTTTGCGTCTCGCACTCCCTTTGGCTGCATCATCTTCCATAACAACAACATCATCCCAAGGTGAAATCAAATGCGATACTTGCACACCTGTTGTTCTTCCACCGCCTCCACCATCCCCTCCTGTGGTAATTGAGTGTCCACCACCTCCTGCTCCACCTTCTTATCCGCCGCCACTGCCACCAGCACCCCCGATGTGTCCTGCATGTCCTCCATGCAACTTATGCCCTCCACCGTGCCCCGGATGCCCTCCACCACCGTGCAATGTATGTCAGGTTCCATCAACTTCAGGACCTCCTCCTCCACAGTTTGTAGGTGGCGGTGTTTATTCTCCGCCCAACGGCGCGGTTCCTTACTTCCCTCCACCTTCATATCATTGGGCTGGTTGCTCCAGACATTTGGAACTGAAGCTTTTCGTTCCCATCGTTCTTCTATTACTGTCGGTCACTTTCAGCTTCTTCTAAGGGTTACCAAATTTCTACAATGGCAGATAATAATCAACTTCAATCACTAGCTAGGTCATGAAAAATAAGGTTGACTTCATCATATTAAGAAATGTTGGTTGTAGTAGTTTTTGCTTTTATCTTTAATCTCTTCCTTGTAATCTGTTGAAAAATATGAATATATAATTTTCCATGTGAATCATTTCTGCTTGTCAATACTCCATATTGCAATATGtcgattaatttttttattaaagaggacaattaaatatttatatacattATTATTGTTCATGGAATTGATATTATTAATAGATTCTATGTATATAGAACATATGTAATTTCTAGGTTGCTTACTAGACTTCGTGGCCCCCACATGTAAATTTTTTGGGTATATGTGAGCTAAGACTGTGGGCTTTCCTTGCGAGTACTCTGTGACATGTGTGAGCTAAAACAACGAGCTCTCGTTGCTGACTTCTTATAGTAAAACTTGTGCGTATCTATCCGATAAAACTTAACCGGGATACGGGTAGACGATCCAAACCTTATCTAATTCTCAGATTAATGATCATAAAACCTATAACATAAATTGTTGAACCTCAGTATAACCCATGTGTCTTTTTGTACAACTCATACTTCACTTATTGAAGTAAATTAGTGCCAACACACATCATAACAGGTATTATATCAATGATTTTAACTCagacaatttttaaaaataattactgCCAACACACAGCACAACACCTATTATATCAATGATTCAAGCTCAAATAATTTCTAAAAGAAAATAACCAATAAACTATAACTTCAAGTTATATACTCCAAATTTTATTACCAATGCCGAAGTTTCTAGCTGAGATTGCATAGGAACGACCAAGATGGAATGGACTCCCAGATTCAGGAGACTTCGggattagttaattaattaattttatcaagAAACATGGTTTATTAATGCAAGGCACTGATTCATATGACAAAACCCTAAagtcttaaagtttaaatgatGCTGCTATTATTGCACATGCATACGTGAATTTTGATGGGATTTACAAAATTAATGTGGCATATAGAGATGGGAGCATTTGAGATTTTGGCTTCGGTGAGGCATGTGATGGCCTAAAAAGTTTTCTTTTTCAAGGTTTGATTTAGATTTACGGTGACAGTGAGATTAAAATTAGTAGtgatatatgtgtttatatttaatCACAATGTAGGAGGATATGAGTTCGAGTGCGCTAAAgcgtattatcctcttatttatgggttaGGAAGGGGTTATGAATAGTTCTAGGTATTGTGTCAAAAAGAGTATATATGATCAAAGATTGTTTCAATTAGAGGTGAGAAAAATTTGATTCGATTCAAAAAatcgaatttttttttcaaatttcgagttaatagaatcaagttattcgaattattcgagtcaactcgaataagaAATTTTGGATTTCGAGTTTGAGTCGATTTGAatttttacaattcaaataacttgaataattcgaataacagaCTATTATAAATACAGCTTTTGATCtctgtcaattttgaaaatgagcaaattggtctctcttaacaaaaatcaaaataaatttcaaattttgaaaataattttaaaattcaaaatatttataaaaattttaaaatttttatttttaaaaatttataaattttaaaaaatctaaaaatatataaaaattaataaaataataattatgaaatcaaaataaaggattaatgattcaagtttatcatactaaaatattttatttttattattttgctttaaaaattttcaaatatatattgtttCAAATTTATATGTTCTAACATGGAAATAGTTATATTAtacaagattttaatttaacattattaatttttctaatttaactCAAACGGTTTCACTCGATTtgatcgaacgctcacccctaatttgagttatccgaaaatctaaataagaaaagacaaaactacgtcgttttaatAAATGTTgaccttttctaaagttaaaagtaaaaaataaaaaatatcaagTTGCAAAGCtacgttgttttgataaatatttacccaTTAGTCTTACTTTTCTTCTCAAATTGCCCCATTCTCCTTTTTTTcctttattcaaaattaatctaaAAGCTTGTACTTTTTCTATTAATAAAATAATCGATGATCTATGTAAGCAAAATATTGAGTATAAGAAATAAGATTCGTTAATTTAACTCGACTCGACtagaaattttttgactcgattcggaaaaaaatcaaattgagtTCGAATGTTAAAATAGAATTCGTCAActaaattaactcaaaattttttactcgattcgactcaattcgatcgaatactcacacctagtttcaatatatatattaatattaaatgatGAGGGAAAAAGGGGATTACCCTTTCCAGTGATTGCCCAATTCAGCTTACTTGGAGGGGGATGTCAATTAAATACTCGAGTATTGTCTTTAAATTAATTGACACTTGTTTGATTGTTTTCACTAAATAAGTGAGCAAAAAATAGGACCAACGTctctgtagaagcccaaattgcccgggcccaattatatgaaaacccaaccaaacctctaaacccactaaaacccttaacccatgacccatttacatctacccaaacccaattcaaaagcccattaagcccccaaaaaaacctaacccaaaaaaaaaaagaaaaaaaaaaaaaaaaaaaaacctaccccaaaaaaacctaacccaaaaaaaaaaaaagaaaaaaaaaaacctaacaaaaaagataaaaaacctagccacctaaccactttcccacttgccccatttttcctcccattgtctaccaccaccacctacaaaatagaaaaaaaaaaaagaaaatcatgtaaaagatggctataaaaagccattcaaaaatcatgtaaaaagaaaggaggattttacaaagattgaaaaaaacacaaaattccttcaaattttgaacacaaaagaaacatcaataaaaggttgcatcttttctttttcctcttctttcaaattttttctttttttttgtgttgtttttctttctttatatatacatatattgttaaaaattttaccttttccgtCACCACCACGGTGGCGGCGGTGGTTGACGACGGCACGACCGACGATCAACCGGTGACCGGCCctccttggccggatttcctttcccccctcccttctctcttctttccccttcttttttaggtatttttatatattatgtatatatttttaatgccattagttatatatttcttatgtatatattcttaaatactattatatacatatatatatatatatatatattttaaataccatattgtgtatatattattattacaaattattactattgctagtattattataactattattatattagtgtatattttatgtacatatgtatatatatatatttttgcacatatcattattttatattattgttgtaaatttttatgtatatattttttaggtacgcttcctaatattttcttttattgtagatattattattattattacatacttttattatatgcatatatatatgtatttttatgtacatattattattttatattattattaccaaatatatcatttttcctattttattattagtacatgatttgtttatattttgtaaatatcattattattgttattctaatattctagtattccatattaatatttttcattaatgatatcatttttttgcgtcctttatctatttttaatttctcactttaggaatatttttctcatgttttaattaatttaaaaataaggcaatgtaccgatttaatattaagccatcgatttcatcgctatgttgggtgaaattaaattggcttgtgttaaaaacggacaccctttctaaaaaaaatcgaaaactaaaattctcatttttcaatcggatcacgattaaatattatattgaactcgtatttttgaaaatcaagtcaacaaatgtttatgagataccaattttgggcgtcgcgaggtgctaataccttcctcgagcgtgaatcgactccgaaccccaatttttctctggactttcatgtagacctaaatttggccttctttttgttttaaaataattttattaggtgtccgatcacacctataaaaaggatcgtggcgactcctttgttaataaaatcgaaagttggttttcaaatgtttaataaatcgccacaattagcgaccaagcgaagctaaaaatttttttttacgtcgctacagctggcgactccactggggaccctttttgagagtcgagtcgaattaaactcgcgttgtcaaaattttcaaagttccttgttcaaattaacatttagtcatgatcttcaaattttttgttttcaaaaaaaatcatgcatttgcatcgtgttgtatatattctaacttgttttatccggttatttttcagctttaaatttttatgattttagtttggtttagttttttaaataaaacgtaaaggtttgcaagtttctccccacacaccgtgcacgtgcattttgttgcataacatgagctctctacccggctccgtctgctttaagtgaaagtaaacgctacgccttcgtgagttaactcgtccctccgcacaaagctagtgaatactttcggttacatatgacttatgctttcgtgagttaacttgtcctccgcataggcataagtaaatgtaatccctcgaattgaactcgtgagcctgtgatagaCTATGACCGAGGCtccgtgctaatcttagcagatgatagtacgggcaattcgagtacctatctagaaccaaaaccgcatataatgaaccatacaagccacctaactagagccatgccgaacctctgtccgtttagtagtccccaaaataagtgcacgggaggaatgcctcttgccttttgcattttcactttctatataaGAGGATCGGGTCTGTTTAATAAACTAGGTCGGGTAGTTCGATTTGTTGAAGTTCTCTATGTTTTTCTCGCTCAGATTAAATTACTAATCAAGTTTGTTTGTCTTTGCTTTATtgttttcatcatgcattataggcatcatattaggaaggtgttgattaaagattggttgccaaaaacgggtttctaatggaggagtcaattatacgggtgaccgaaacgttgtgtaatactcttttgattaaggaaatgcctaaacaggggctatcttgaaattaacactaaatttttgcatattcattcatgactgacattcatttgacattcatgcattcattcatgcattcattcatacattgcatatcccatactcggtcgctgaagataaaatatataattcgcagttgtaataccacaagactggaaccacgtcatccgtataaaactcgccgacaagctagagtaatggaggctgaattcaatgagaaaattgaaagattgaaaaaggccgagaaccagaatgggagcctatggaattccctcctttgtcaagaacatttacgtctgcgggaatgatatacccgaggcaggacaatgcacaaggcacaatgttaatgatcgaaaagggttttcagaacATCAGTATAAAtttcattgacaaaggagctgacacaagtaaagatgtctcaaggatacgcctttgtccccctggtttcatgttgaataattggactgccgagaaccttcttgtagtttataagtcttcagagtaatgctcaaacattaacattctattgtgtccttagatataatagaattcttttataagagcttgcattcgctctttatcattcaaatgaatatcaatgaagatgcattttgtcatgatctttcgcattatcactaatttcataatcattttctcatttcatagcttgtccttacatttgcctcatgccatgccataacatttcgtttgttggttccaatacttggatgcccctctatagtctcttttttcattcaactttcggATGCTCGGATgtcaacaa
This window of the Gossypium arboreum isolate Shixiya-1 chromosome 12, ASM2569848v2, whole genome shotgun sequence genome carries:
- the LOC128285468 gene encoding leucine-rich repeat extensin-like protein 3, whose amino-acid sequence is MASIYPMQLLLVIAGFILRLALPLAASSSITTTSSQGEIKCDTCTPVVLPPPPPSPPVVIECPPPPAPPSYPPPLPPAPPMCPACPPCNLCPPPCPGCPPPPCNVCQVPSTSGPPPPQFVGGGVYSPPNGAVPYFPPPSYHWAGCSRHLELKLFVPIVLLLLSVTFSFF